Proteins co-encoded in one Nyctibius grandis isolate bNycGra1 chromosome 14, bNycGra1.pri, whole genome shotgun sequence genomic window:
- the ANKLE2 gene encoding ankyrin repeat and LEM domain-containing protein 2 isoform X1, with translation MDAILSRLKQLTPDELREEIRKAGLKCGPITSTTRFIFEKKLAQALLEQQGALEEKGSALSEEAAGNVPSDSSRAEAQKALKTTSVNQNGHGSVSEEVDFGYCVGLNPPEEDAVMHMNCSAPVCGAECIDSQISTQTPSREPPLFYGVCPVYDDILARNERIHVYEDKKEALQAVKMIKGSRFKAFSNREDAEKFAKGICDYFPSPSKSSLCLSPVKMGSFNRDGLCSPEIETANKERANSYKSPRTQDLTAKLRKAVEKGDIATFSELIWSNPRYLIGSGDNPTIVQEGCRYNVMHVAAKENQAGICQLLLDTLENPEFMRLMYPDDNDVMLKNRIQYIVDLYLNTPDKMGFDTPLHFACKFGNLDVVNVLTSHPAIVKNPRNKYDQTPAEVVCERSKNKSAELKEKLREYLKGRYYVPLLRAEDNSSAPVIGAPWSPDQTDDSPQRTLSKYPGSPKDPVLSIRAFAGPMSPSKAEEFRRLWKTPPRERAGFFHHVRKSDLERGVERVGRELAHELGFPWVEYWEFLGCFVDLSSQEGLRKLEEYLSHQEMSEKAQQETGENETCNRYKTPHPSGKSKKCCNSISVGAFLDEDDDDMSLEEIKNRQNAARNISQPIASKEPSIDALEDAECDILSMERTVNIMETSGHPRHYEKAVSSSKNGFCSPVSSERIIGDRKHLHDGEECLVSPVSNLMSEFESLSFQEQDVAGESNKITEKTENEGILAEGTSQVRISKDHLDKTYYAVSLASSSEPSVTGKPGEAKLRTEHKIPSEKKQRSMESGIQTNEAQQCPELSSQKFLLKASPTNDNSKKLFLLGEQPSKLDSDVLVAIEAAEIDPQKYPIIYKWKHAVQSYSSSDRQSWPSPALKARFKSQTSAAGLPNASVYSNSGRHSPIPGSPGKYSNAASFSPDPGSPGRYSPACVNHALLKLRYFSEPPAH, from the exons ATGGATGCAATATTATCCCGACTGAAGCAGCTCACGCCTGATGAGCTTAGAGAAGAAATTAGAAAAGCAGGACTGAAATGTGGGCCCATTACCTCAACTACTaggtttatttttgaaaaaaaattggctcAGGCATTGTTGGAGCAGCAAGGAGCGTTGGAGGAAAAAGGATCTGCTCTGTCAGAGGAGGCTGCTGGAAATGTCCCTTCTGATAGCAGCCGGGCAGAAGCACAAAAGGCTTTGAAAACTACATCAGTGAATCAGAACGGTCATGGAAGTGTTTCTGAAGAGGTAGACTTTGGGTACTGTGTAGGTCTGAACCCTCCAGAAGAAGATGCTGTGATGCACATGAACTGTTCAGCTCCAGTCTGTGGAGCAGAATGTATTGATTCACAAATTAGTACTCAGACACCGTCCAGAGAGCCCCCACTATTCTATGGTGTTTGTCCAGTTTATGATGACATATTGGCAAGGAATG AGAGAATACATGTTTATGAAGATAAAAAGGAAGCTCTGCAAGCTGTTAAGATGATTAAGGGTTCCCgttttaaagctttttcaaacagaGAGGATGCTGAGAAATTTGCTAAAGGAATCTGTGATTATTTCCCATCTCCAAGCAAGTCCTCTTTATGTTTGTCTCCAGTGAAAATGGGATCATTTAACAGAG ATGGCTTATGCTCCCCTGAGATCGAAACTGCTAATAAGGAGAGAGCCAATAGTTATAAAAGTCCACGTACTCAAGACCTTACGGCTAAACTTCGGAAGGCTGTTGAGAAAGGAGATATAGCAACATTTTCAGAACTTATTTGGAGTAACCCTCGCTATCTGATTGGGTCAGGAGACAATCCAACAATTgtacag gAAGGGTGTAGGTACAATGTCATGCATGTTGCTGCCAAGGAGAATCAAGCTGGTATCTGCCAGTTATTACTGGACACTTTGGAAAATCCTGAATTTATGCGGCTTATGTATCCAGATGATAATGATGTAATGTTGAAGAATCGCATCCAATATATTGTTGACCTTTACCTTAATACACCAGATAAAATG GGATTTGATACTCCATTGCATTTTGCCTGCAAGTTTGGGAATCTGGACGTTGTTAATGTGCTTACCTCACACCCAGCTATTGTAAAAAATCCAAGGAACAAATATGATCAAACTCCAGCAGAA GTAGTTTGTGAAAGAAGCAAGAATAAATCTGCagaattgaaagaaaaactaagaGAGTACTTGAAAG GTCGATACTATGTACCACTCTTGAGAGCAGAAGACAATTCCTCAGCTCCTGTAATTGGTGCGCCATGGTCACCCGATCAGACAGACGATAGCCCCCAAAGAACTTTATCTAAATACCCTGGCAGCCCCAAAGATCCAGTGTTGTCGATAAGAGCTTTTGCAGGCCCCATGAGCCCCTCAAAG gctgaaGAATTTCGCAGGCTTTGGAAGACTCCACCTCGAGAGAGAGCTGGCTTCTTTCACCATGTCAGGAAATCTGATCTGGAGAGAGGTGTTGAAAGAGTTGGAAG gGAGTTAGCTCATGAACTGGGGTTCCCGTGGGTTGAATACTGGGAATTTCTGGGCTGTTTTGTTGATCTGTCTTCCCAGGAGGGGTTGCGAAAATTAGAAGAGTACCTGAGTCATCAGGAAATGAGCGAAAAGGCTCAGCAAGAAACAGGGGAAAATGAAACCTGCAATAGATACAAAACTCCACATCCTTCTG GCAAGAGTAAAAAGTGCTGCAATTCTATTTCTGTTGGAGCATTTTTGGATGAGGATGATGATGACATGAGcttagaagaaattaaaaacagacaaaatgcaGCACGGAATATCAGCCAACCGATTGCATCCAAAGAACCTAGCATTGATGCTCTTGAAGACGCTGAGTGTGATATCTTGTCCATGGAGCGTACAGTAAACATTATGGAAACATCAGGTCACCCCAGGCACTACGAAAAGGCAGTTTCTTCCAGCAAAAATGGATTTTGTAGTCCTGTGTCCAGTGAAAGGATAATTGGtgacagaaaacatttacatGATGGAGAAGAATGCCTTGTATCGCCCGTTTCCAATTTAATGTCAGAATTTGAAAGCCTGTCATTCCAAGAACAAGACGTTGCAGGAGAATCaaataaaatcactgaaaaaactGAGAATGAGGGAATTCTGGCTGAAGGAACAAGTCAGGTGAGAATATCCAAGGACCATCTGGATAAGACCTACTATGCAGTTTCACTGGCAAGTTCTTCTGAGCCAAGTGTTACAGGTAAACCTGGAGAGGCCAAGTTAAGAACAGAGCACAAAATACCATCAGAAAAGAAGCAACGGTCCATGGAATCTGGAATTCAGACTAATGAGGCACAACAGTGTCCAGAACTTTCTTCCcagaaatttcttttgaagGCTTCACCCACAAATGACAATTCTAAGAAGTTATTCCTGCTTGG GGAGCAGCCCTCAAAGCTGGATAGCGATGTGTTAGTGGCTATAGAAGCAGCAGAGATTGATCCACAGAAATACCCGATTATTTACAAATGGAAACACGCGGTGCAGTCGTACTCTTCATCTGACAGGCAAAG ttggccaagtccagcactgaaGGCAAGATTCAAGTCCCAAACCAGCGCTGCTGGCCTTCCAAATGCTTCAGTGTATTCTAATTCAGGAAGACACAGTCCCATACCAGGAAGTCCAGGAAAATACAGCAATGCTGCCTCATTCTCTCCAGACCCTGGGAGTCCTGGGCGCTACAGTCCAGCTTGTGTCAACCATGCTCTCTTAAAACTGCGTTATTTTTCAGAGCCTCCTGCCCACTAA
- the ANKLE2 gene encoding ankyrin repeat and LEM domain-containing protein 2 isoform X2, whose translation MERWVGAAAGWGSLWGAGWGRWPGWELLAACAVIGAVGWLLRLLERRPGRRRPPAAAISSPAPLSSPAPLSAGSRRCSGSRPGEITMDAILSRLKQLTPDELREEIRKAGLKCGPITSTTRFIFEKKLAQALLEQQGALEEKGSALSEEAAGNVPSDSSRAEAQKALKTTSVNQNGHGSVSEEVDFGYCVGLNPPEEDAVMHMNCSAPVCGAECIDSQISTQTPSREPPLFYGVCPVYDDILARNERIHVYEDKKEALQAVKMIKGSRFKAFSNREDAEKFAKGICDYFPSPSKSSLCLSPVKMGSFNRDGLCSPEIETANKERANSYKSPRTQDLTAKLRKAVEKGDIATFSELIWSNPRYLIGSGDNPTIVQEGCRYNVMHVAAKENQAGICQLLLDTLENPEFMRLMYPDDNDVMLKNRIQYIVDLYLNTPDKMGFDTPLHFACKFGNLDVVNVLTSHPAIVKNPRNKYDQTPAEVVCERSKNKSAELKEKLREYLKGRYYVPLLRAEDNSSAPVIGAPWSPDQTDDSPQRTLSKYPGSPKDPVLSIRAFAGPMSPSKAEEFRRLWKTPPRERAGFFHHVRKSDLERGVERVGRELAHELGFPWVEYWEFLGCFVDLSSQEGLRKLEEYLSHQEMSEKAQQETGENETCNRYKTPHPSGKSKKCCNSISVGAFLDEDDDDMSLEEIKNRQNAARNISQPIASKEPSIDALEDAECDILSMERTVNIMETSGHPRHYEKAVSSSKNGFCSPVSSERIIGDRKHLHDGEECLVSPVSNLMSEFESLSFQEQDVAGESNKITEKTENEGILAEGTSQVRISKDHLDKTYYAVSLASSSEPSVTGKPGEAKLRTEHKIPSEKKQRSMESGIQTNEAQQCPELSSQKFLLKASPTNDNSKKLFLLGEQPSKLDSDVLVAIEAAEIDPQKYPIIYKWKHAVQSYSSSDRQSWPSPALKARFKSQTSAAGLPNASVYSNSGRHSPIPGSPGKYSNAASFSPDPGSPGRYSPACVNHALLKLRYFSEPPAH comes from the exons atGGAGCGGTGGGTCGGGGCCGCAGCGGGCTGGGGCTCCCTGTGGGGAGCCGGCTGGGGCCGCTGGCCGGGCTGGGAGCTCTTGGCCGCCTGCGCGGTCATCGGCGCCGTGGGCTGGCTGCTGCGGCTGCTAGAGAGGAGGccgggccgccgccggccgccagCGGCGGCCATCTCCTCCCCGGCACCGCTCTCCTCCCCGGCGCCGCTCTCTGCGGGGAGCCGGCGCTGCAGCGGGAGCCGCCCAG GTGAAATAACAATGGATGCAATATTATCCCGACTGAAGCAGCTCACGCCTGATGAGCTTAGAGAAGAAATTAGAAAAGCAGGACTGAAATGTGGGCCCATTACCTCAACTACTaggtttatttttgaaaaaaaattggctcAGGCATTGTTGGAGCAGCAAGGAGCGTTGGAGGAAAAAGGATCTGCTCTGTCAGAGGAGGCTGCTGGAAATGTCCCTTCTGATAGCAGCCGGGCAGAAGCACAAAAGGCTTTGAAAACTACATCAGTGAATCAGAACGGTCATGGAAGTGTTTCTGAAGAGGTAGACTTTGGGTACTGTGTAGGTCTGAACCCTCCAGAAGAAGATGCTGTGATGCACATGAACTGTTCAGCTCCAGTCTGTGGAGCAGAATGTATTGATTCACAAATTAGTACTCAGACACCGTCCAGAGAGCCCCCACTATTCTATGGTGTTTGTCCAGTTTATGATGACATATTGGCAAGGAATG AGAGAATACATGTTTATGAAGATAAAAAGGAAGCTCTGCAAGCTGTTAAGATGATTAAGGGTTCCCgttttaaagctttttcaaacagaGAGGATGCTGAGAAATTTGCTAAAGGAATCTGTGATTATTTCCCATCTCCAAGCAAGTCCTCTTTATGTTTGTCTCCAGTGAAAATGGGATCATTTAACAGAG ATGGCTTATGCTCCCCTGAGATCGAAACTGCTAATAAGGAGAGAGCCAATAGTTATAAAAGTCCACGTACTCAAGACCTTACGGCTAAACTTCGGAAGGCTGTTGAGAAAGGAGATATAGCAACATTTTCAGAACTTATTTGGAGTAACCCTCGCTATCTGATTGGGTCAGGAGACAATCCAACAATTgtacag gAAGGGTGTAGGTACAATGTCATGCATGTTGCTGCCAAGGAGAATCAAGCTGGTATCTGCCAGTTATTACTGGACACTTTGGAAAATCCTGAATTTATGCGGCTTATGTATCCAGATGATAATGATGTAATGTTGAAGAATCGCATCCAATATATTGTTGACCTTTACCTTAATACACCAGATAAAATG GGATTTGATACTCCATTGCATTTTGCCTGCAAGTTTGGGAATCTGGACGTTGTTAATGTGCTTACCTCACACCCAGCTATTGTAAAAAATCCAAGGAACAAATATGATCAAACTCCAGCAGAA GTAGTTTGTGAAAGAAGCAAGAATAAATCTGCagaattgaaagaaaaactaagaGAGTACTTGAAAG GTCGATACTATGTACCACTCTTGAGAGCAGAAGACAATTCCTCAGCTCCTGTAATTGGTGCGCCATGGTCACCCGATCAGACAGACGATAGCCCCCAAAGAACTTTATCTAAATACCCTGGCAGCCCCAAAGATCCAGTGTTGTCGATAAGAGCTTTTGCAGGCCCCATGAGCCCCTCAAAG gctgaaGAATTTCGCAGGCTTTGGAAGACTCCACCTCGAGAGAGAGCTGGCTTCTTTCACCATGTCAGGAAATCTGATCTGGAGAGAGGTGTTGAAAGAGTTGGAAG gGAGTTAGCTCATGAACTGGGGTTCCCGTGGGTTGAATACTGGGAATTTCTGGGCTGTTTTGTTGATCTGTCTTCCCAGGAGGGGTTGCGAAAATTAGAAGAGTACCTGAGTCATCAGGAAATGAGCGAAAAGGCTCAGCAAGAAACAGGGGAAAATGAAACCTGCAATAGATACAAAACTCCACATCCTTCTG GCAAGAGTAAAAAGTGCTGCAATTCTATTTCTGTTGGAGCATTTTTGGATGAGGATGATGATGACATGAGcttagaagaaattaaaaacagacaaaatgcaGCACGGAATATCAGCCAACCGATTGCATCCAAAGAACCTAGCATTGATGCTCTTGAAGACGCTGAGTGTGATATCTTGTCCATGGAGCGTACAGTAAACATTATGGAAACATCAGGTCACCCCAGGCACTACGAAAAGGCAGTTTCTTCCAGCAAAAATGGATTTTGTAGTCCTGTGTCCAGTGAAAGGATAATTGGtgacagaaaacatttacatGATGGAGAAGAATGCCTTGTATCGCCCGTTTCCAATTTAATGTCAGAATTTGAAAGCCTGTCATTCCAAGAACAAGACGTTGCAGGAGAATCaaataaaatcactgaaaaaactGAGAATGAGGGAATTCTGGCTGAAGGAACAAGTCAGGTGAGAATATCCAAGGACCATCTGGATAAGACCTACTATGCAGTTTCACTGGCAAGTTCTTCTGAGCCAAGTGTTACAGGTAAACCTGGAGAGGCCAAGTTAAGAACAGAGCACAAAATACCATCAGAAAAGAAGCAACGGTCCATGGAATCTGGAATTCAGACTAATGAGGCACAACAGTGTCCAGAACTTTCTTCCcagaaatttcttttgaagGCTTCACCCACAAATGACAATTCTAAGAAGTTATTCCTGCTTGG GGAGCAGCCCTCAAAGCTGGATAGCGATGTGTTAGTGGCTATAGAAGCAGCAGAGATTGATCCACAGAAATACCCGATTATTTACAAATGGAAACACGCGGTGCAGTCGTACTCTTCATCTGACAGGCAAAG ttggccaagtccagcactgaaGGCAAGATTCAAGTCCCAAACCAGCGCTGCTGGCCTTCCAAATGCTTCAGTGTATTCTAATTCAGGAAGACACAGTCCCATACCAGGAAGTCCAGGAAAATACAGCAATGCTGCCTCATTCTCTCCAGACCCTGGGAGTCCTGGGCGCTACAGTCCAGCTTGTGTCAACCATGCTCTCTTAAAACTGCGTTATTTTTCAGAGCCTCCTGCCCACTAA